The Piliocolobus tephrosceles isolate RC106 chromosome 16, ASM277652v3, whole genome shotgun sequence DNA window CCCCTGTGCTCATGGTGAGGCCCTCACTGCCTGCCCATGCTGCTGCCACTGGCAGCCACCAGGTGCTTCACCTTGTTCCTCTCTGCAGCCTACCACAGCCGCTGCGTGGACCCCTGGCTCACTCAGACCCGGAAGACCTGCCCCATTTGCAAGCAGCCCGTTCATCGTGGTCCTGGGGACGAAGAGCAAGAGGAAGAAGCTCAGGGGCAAGAGGAGGGTGATGAAGAAGGGGAGCCAAGGGACCACCCTGCCTCAGAAAGGACCCCACTTTTGGGTTCTAGCCCCACTCTTCCCACCTCATTTGGTTCCCTAGCCCCAGCTCCCCTTGTTTTTCCTGGGCCTTCAACAGATCCCCcaccctctcctccctcttcccctgtTATCCTGGTCTAATAACCCTCTACACGTAACACTTCTGGTGACATATTTGCACAGACCGTCTTCTTCCCTCCAGTCTTCTAAGTTGAGGGATAGGGGATATTCCATCCTAAACTGCTCCCTTACCCACACCTATCCTTTTGAGGGGCattggggtggggctggggcaaGCAAAGGGACTGGGTCTTCACTTCTTGGgctaataaaattgtttttttgtggACTAAGGAAGGGTGAGATCATTTTCAGGTGAACTTAACCCTTTGGGGGAATCACCCCTTTAGCCATAAGGAGCAAGAGAATGCTGAGACACTAACCTATAGTCATGGGGACAGCCCCAGCAGGCATTTGCAATGACTCAGGGGGAGCCCCACCCACAAGGATGACTCAACTAGCCCTGCCTTGCCTGCAGGCCTGCACCCATTCTCTGGTCCAGATGGCTCTATTCCATTATCCACCAATTTAACCAGCACACTGAAGACTTAGGCCTGGAAATGCCACTGTGGAGGGGCAGGGCCACCTGGCCAGAAGCTCAAATTCCTGCACCTTGTAGTGCCTCAACCTTCCTGCTCCCAAGCCATGATAAAGGAGGCAAGTCACAGTGCCTGTCCCCCATTCTGACACCCAAGCTCAAATCACACAGCACCTTGTTAGAATcttttttattcagaaaaaaaaaaaaaaaaaaaaacccaaaaaacaaaaaagttttccAACCACACACAGGAGGGGTATGGGTAGGGGGAGGTGTCTGTCCATCCAGCCCTGGTCCCCAGCCCATGTGGTTTTGGCAGCAATAAGGGGTATGGGGTAATGgcccaaaaaataaaatggtgtatgtgtgtatggggGAGGAAAGGGGTGCAAAGCTGTGGGGAGCGGTGAAGGGGAAGGGACAGACGAGGTCAGTACTGGGAACGCCGAAGGTGGGAGGCCATTTCATAACATTTCTTGTTGATCAAACCACCATGGACACCTTCTTTGCCCATCAGCAGGACTAGcgctggaggaggaggaaagagaaaggaggctAGGACCCAGGTGTCACAGTTCCACCCCCTGCCAGCTGTTCAGCAGCTGTCCAGCCCTGGGGGCTGTAACCCAACCTCGTCTCTCCCaaccccccccaacacacacacacaggcaggctGTCAGTCACCCTGAAACAATAAGGCTTTTCAAAAGAGGAAAATCAAGCTTAAATGCTGGAGAGGAACAGACTAAAAACTTAGGGGTCAAAGGCTCACAGACTGTTGACTCGTGTTCAGGCTAGAAAGGGCTGTGGATGAGCATGCCACCTCCAGGTTCTAACAAAAAAGCTCAAACGATTCACTAAATGATGATTCAGGACCCCAACAATCTACCTATACTCCTAGAAAATCGCTTCTAATCTGAGCTCAAGGCAGGAAGTAACTTAAGAGGTAATGCAGTTCAACAACTTCGAATTACAAGATGAGGAACTGAGACAAATGGAGGGACTATCCCATGTTCCATCCAGCAGCCAGCAGCCAAGGGGCAGAATACTGGTCTGACTCCCTTCATGCTGGGGAATCACACAAAAAAGCACCCTCAAGATTACCAGAAGGCGGTACATGAGATCTTGGCGCTAGAGGAAGGGTAAGACTCAGGAACTCACTCTTGTCAGTCTTGGTGACAGTGACATTGAAGGTGGGGGCCCCACCGGTGCTCTTGGTACGAAGATCCATGCTAAACTCCCCATCCTGCAGCAGTGAGTCCCGGATCACCGAACATTTCTGGCCCCCAAGTGTCAGCCCATTGACGTAAAAACTTGACCGGTCTTTGCCAACCAGGACACCCACCTCAGCTGGCTGGAAGAGGAACCAAGCGCCCATCAAGTTAGTCAGTGCACCAAGATTCCCACCTTGTTCTCCAAAGACCCACCCCGCGAAGTTACATACTCAGTACCCATCAATGAACTGTGAGAAACTCTGAGGACTGTGGAACGTCAGTGCAGAAAACGATCATGATTCTCAAACCTAGAATATGGGACCAGGGAGGAAGGGATGACATACTCCTCTAGAGATTTAGATCTCAGTGTTAACGGGGAAAGTAAACCCAAGAAATACAGGGAATCAGTGAGAAAAGTGAGGAGCCTTTGGATGCTCAGAACTCTCCTTCAGGAAAAGCAGAAgcggagaggggaagggaggggggcgGGCCAGGCAAGAGAAGCAACTTTGCCCTTATTTGGTCAAAGGTTCTGCAGGAGCTCTTAGGGCCCGGACGCCTGGGTCTCCAAGTAACCTAGTTTAGCTCCAGGTATGTCTGCCCTGACCTGAGGAGGCAGACCCCTGGGGGCTTTCCGGGAAAGTTGGAAAACTTTTGAAGGTGGACGGGGGCTAGACCCGGCAGGCCAGCTCTCGGGTCTAGGTACCCCGGGAACcttttcccccctccccctttcACCCCAAGCCCCCACATCCGGTCCCCTCCCGCCCGGAAACCCCCTTCCCCCCCTTTCGAACTTCCgctccccctccccacttccGGGCAGTGTGGACAGGGGGATGGTGGTGGGAGCAGCGGTAGTCAACCCATATTCTTTCGCTTATGCTGTCTCAGAACTTCTCACAAAGTTCCCCTGCTCCAGGCCCCGCCGGATGGCGGGAAGGGAGGGCGAGGGGACTTCCGGGATTGGCCTCGAAGGAATGTTGAGTCCAACGTGCTGAGCTGGGGGGGCGTGTGGTGGCCTCGCCCTCTCTAACGGAGTTGGGAGGGGCCGGGAGTCCACAGAGGGTGGGCAAGAGACCAATACCACGCGCCTGGGGCTCCCTCCCGCACCAGGGGAAACAATGGTAGAGGGGCGCGAGCTGGCGGCCGGACGGGGAGCTGGGGGTTCGAGGGTCCCCGGGTCCCCTCTCAATCCCCATCCCCAATTAAAATTGAGGCGCGTCCCCGCCCCGCCCTGGGAGAGGCGGAAGTGGGCCGCCGCACCGGGCGCCGCGCCCCTCCCCGCCCTGTGCCCCGGATGTAACGCCCCGTCGCGGAAAGCGGGGTAGCGGGCGGGATGGGCGCCGCCGCCTGGGGCATAGGACTTAGGGGCAACCGAGGGACCCGCTCACGTGCAGCCGCCATTCGCGCCGCTTCCAGGGCAAGCACCCAGTCAGGGCCTCTCGCTGCGCGCTCTAGACCGCGCCCGCCCCCACCCAAGTCCCTCCCTCAGGGTCCAAGCCCGACCAGTGCCCCTGACCGCAGGCCTCGCAGTACCGTGATGTTGACGAAGGTTTTCCCGGGGACGGCGGCCCAGACGGAGGGCGAGTCCTTGTAACCCACGATGGCCGCGTCCTGACAGGTCCCGTCCGCCATGAGGTTGTCGATGTAGGCGTTCCACCCGGCCATGGCGCTGCTACTGGGGCTGCTCTCGGCGCTGCTTCTGGGGCCGCGGGCTGGGCTCGAGCTGCCTCGGCTGGCGGGCGGGGGGAGGCGGAGAGCTCGAGACACGCGCTGCCGTCCGGACCGCGGCTCCGCTCGCTGTGCAGCAGCCCTCGCACCGCCACTTCCTGCTCCTCCCCCCCGCCCCGCTAGATTTTTATTTGCAAAGGACGGTAGGGGCGGGGCctactccccattccctccctcccccactcgCCAGCCCAGACACCGAACTTtgcaaatgcaattttaaaaatccctccCCCTATTGCAAAATTTGCAGAGTTCGATGGAAAGCAATGTAGAAAGATGGGGGGTGGCGGGAGAGAGGTGAAGGGTAGGGTTTGCTCCAATTTGCATTGAATATAAACCAGACTTTGGTATCGGGACAGGGAGTGagccagaaggaaggaagggaagagaaaggaggaagaattaGCAAGCCGCAAATTTAGCAAATTAAGGAGAGTTCGGGGAGTCCAGGGTTAAACGGGATGactcctccttcccccacctccGCCGAAGGGAAGGACCGGCGGGCGGCGGCGCGTGTGCCCGCGCCTGCGCCTGCGCCAAGGCCGGGAGGGAGAGCGCATGGGGCGGTCGGGGCCGGAGCCGGCTGCACGGGAGCGCGCCCGGCCCGACCCATGTGGACCCTCCGGGAAAGGAAGGCGGGCTGGGGACGTGTCTCCCGCCTGGCGGAAAGGGCGGGGGCGAAGCCGTGCACGCTGCCGCCTCACCACCCTTGATTTTACTTATTCAATAGGAAAGCAAAGGGGAGTTTGGCCAAATACCCTAGTCGCTCTCATAGCTGAAGGCACCCACCGGGGCCACTTCTGTCCCCAGCGTCTTCCCGGGTAGTGCAGGTTAGGTTCACCGCGGCCCATTCTCAGTCCAGAGGATTGTCCCTTCTCTGGATCGGCTCTAGCCCAGGGCCTTATCCCATATCCCAGCCATGCCCGCCCCGGGCAGGCAATGTCTGGATCACCGGCCGTGCCCCTTGGCCTGAGTCTGCAGAGGTCACTGAGCGCGGACACCCGCGGGGCTTAACAGGCGGGGCTATTTTTCGAAGCGGAAGAATACTCAAGTTGCAAGAGTGGCAACTTTTTCAAGAAGGGGAAAGTCCCACTTCGGGCTCTTTGGGTTTCTTCTCAGTCAGATGTGCGCTCGCCGCCACCTGGGGAGGGCGGGGCGGCCGGGCGGCGGCCGCGGTGAAGCCGTCTTCTCCGACCCGCCGCCGAGGGCTGGGCCGCTTCCGGAGCCTGGGTTAGGGGCGCGAGGTCACGGAGCGCGGACCGGGCGGAAAGGGGCTTGGTTTTCTCTCGCCTCCTCCCGAGCGCGGCGCGCATCCCTGGCGTCCACGCCGAACCCCACAGTCCCCGACGCCCCTCGAGCCCGTGTTCCTCGACAGCCGCGCGGCTGAGTCACTGGCGGGCTCGGGCGGGGCCGCACCCGGGCACGTGGCGGCGCTCCCCGCCCGCCATCTCCTGACCGCTGACCCGCCGCACCCCCACCCCAGGGTGGAAAAATCCCGGGAGGAGCGGCCTGAGATGAGAGGGCGGGGCGAGATGGGAGACGGGACGGGTGGTGGGGCAGGTGGCCtgaggtgggggctgggaggcCGCGCTGGCCGGCGGGGCGgggagcaggggtggggagagggcgGCGGGGGTGAGTCACCGGGCGCGGGCTGCCCCGGCGCCGGCGGGAAGCGCCTCCGAGTCGAGCCCCGTGACCCTCGCCGTTCGGCTGGCATGGCCGCAGAGGAGCTCGGGGCAGACCCCGCACTGGCCCCAGAGCCGGCAAGGTGGAGATCTCTACCGAGAGCAGAGACCCACCTCCCCGCAGTGCTACGACGGGGCGCCGGAGGAGCCCCAGGCGTGCAGAAGCTCACAAAGGGCCACCCGTCCTGGGTCCATTCATTTTCGTTCACTGTTGATTCAACCCCATTCATTGATGGGCTGGGGCCGTGCGCTGAGCGCCCACAGTCGGTGGGGAGAAGGGCTCTGGCGAACAGTCCCCACGCCGGGCGACAAGTGCTGTCCCAGCGTTATCAATCGGGCGCCGCTCCAGCCTAGAGGGCAGGTTTAAATTCGTCTCCTGGCCCCTAACTCATCCCCACGCTGGCTGGCCTGGAGAGGGTAGGATGGGGCGGTGCCGATAATGGCCGTTATGAGGACCCTAAGAGGTGAGACCCTCTCGCCTTctgaggtgggggggggggggcaattTTAGACGTCAGAGCTTGCCCAGAaggcccctcccttcccccactgaGGGCAGAGGCCCGCCCAGCGATCTGAGCATGTGTGGACGTCAATCCAGCAGCCCCTCTTCCAGgccccctccccagccttgcAGGGCTCAGGTTACCCCTGGCCTTTCCTAAAGGTCACACATTCCTCTTGACGTTTGCAAAAGGGGAATGTAATCCTGGGGTGAGGGAGACCCCTCATCTGAAGCCCCTCCCCTGCTCCTCCCAAAGGGTGGCATTAAAACAGGGACTGTTCCTTGGGGACAGAAAGACAGTGGGGGGATAGTAGTTGACCTTTGGTAAGGGGGCAGGTGCCCAGGGCCAGAGGCTTCTGCTTTAGGCTGTAGTGGGCACTTGGCTGCCAGCCCAGTGTGAAGGGgggaggatggagagagagagaggcgggGCTGGCTGGGGACCCAGTGGCTCAGGGATAAATGCGCAGCCTGAGAGGGGGTGAGCTGACACTGTCCCAGCTGCCACCTAGACTCGGAGCTCCATCCAAACCTCCAACGAAGACATCCCAGGTCAGGTAAATCTTCCAGCCCCGGGGGTGGACGTAGTAAAGGGTGCACGTGGTGTTGACTTGGAGGAAGCGGGGAAcgtttctgctttttttcctcctgggACTGGAGGTGCTTGAAaaagctgggggaaggggtggctggaGCAAGCAGATGGGACCAACTCTGGGAGCACCTGAGGATCTAGGGAAGGGAGGCTGTGAGGAGGGCAGCAGGGATGGATAGAGAAGGGCAGCTAGAGTTGGAACCTGGTAGGGAAATGGGGGCCCAAGAGGATTTCGGAGCAGGAAAATGAGAACCAGAAAGGATTGGAAGGCCACCAGCCACGGAGAACGGACTGCTTGACCAGAGGGTGGAAGGAGAAGGCCTCAGTGCAGCCTCGGGGGAGGTGGGGGCTTGCAGAGTGATGGCATCCTAGGAGCCATAGATGAGAGGCCCCTGGATTCTTAGGATGGGAGGGTGGAATAAGAGCTGTTCTGAGTGGGGGAGGGGGCTGCGCCTGCCTCTTTGGTCTGTGACCTTTTTGTAGGGTATTTTTAGCTCCAGCACCTGCCTTCTTGGAGTGGGGAAGACTCTTAAAGGGCAAGGGATTTCTGGTTCCTTAAGAGATCAACTGTCTACACTCACACCTCCTGTCCTGCAGCCATGGCCATGCAGAAAATCTTTGCCCGGGAAATCCTGGACTCCAGGGGCAACCCCACAGTGGAGGTGGACCTGTACACAGCCAAGGGTAACATGAGGCCCATTGGATAGGCTCGCCTCAGAAGACCCCAACCCTTTGGCCATCGCCCCCCAATTCTGTGCCATATCCTCTCCTTTCTCTCGGGTTCCCTTTCCCAGACTTCTTCCCAAGCCCTCTTCCAACATGGAACCAGAGCTGGATgctgggagaaggggagaagCAGGAGTCTCTGTCTGCACTGCCTCCTGTCCCTGAGCTCAGAGAGGATACCTCAGCCCTTTGAGGGGCAGAGGGGGCTCCCTGtgagctcttctttttttttttttttgagacagagtctcgctctgtcacccaggctggagtgcagtgatgcaatctcggctcactgcaacctccgcctcccgggttcaagcgattctcctgcctcagcctcccaagtagctgggattacaggcctgtgccatcacgcccagctaatttttgtatttttagtagagatggtttcaccatgttggtcaggctggtcttgaactcttgacctcaagtgatccacttgcctaggccttccaaagtgctgggattacaggcgtgagccacttggCCTAGCCATCCCTGTGATCTTCCAATTTCTCCTGCCCCAGGCCGATTCCGAGCAGCTGTGCCCAGTGGGGCTTCCACGGGTATCTATGAAGCTCTGGAACTAAGAGATGGGGACAAAGGCCGCTACCTGGGGAAAGGTGAGGAGACACCAGTGCAGAAGGAGTCTGTGTGGGTGGCTGTAGGACATGGGTGCACAATGGGTAGAGGACTGGAACCCCCAAAGCTCTTGAGGAGCTGGAGTCCACAGAAAGAGGCCCAATTGATTGAGATCCAAACCTCGTCCTCTGGCCTGTCTAGGAGTCCTGAAGGCTGTGGAGCACATCAACAAGACTCTAGGCCCTGCTCTGCTGGAAAAGGCAAGTGGGGAAGCCTGCTCCCTGCAGTCTCCTCTCCATGCCCCTGCTCCCTCACCCCGGCCGCGCCTCTCCCCATTTTCACTTATCCTCCCCCTGTGCATGCCCTGACTTCTGAGAAATCTGACCTCTGCTCTCCCCTCTCAAACCCACCCTTCCAGAAACTCAGTGTTGTGGATCAAGAAAAAGTTGACAAATTTATGATTGAGCTGGATGGGACCGAGAATAAGTGTGAGTGAAGGGCAGAGGTGGGGAAGGGTTGAGGTACGGGAGAGATGGTGAGAGGCCACAGGGGTGAGGCCTGATGGGTTATTTCTGGGTCCCCCATTTTGGGTCACACCGCAGCTGGATGGATTTGTGTTCATTCCACAGGCATTTCCTATGCCTGCCCTCTGCCAGGCCTGGGCCGGGCCGTGGACACAGACATGCAGCTGACACATTCCCCCGGGGTGGGGGCTCCCAGAGCTACTCAGGCGGTGGGAGAGAGATCTGTTAACCAATTTTTCATGCTCAGTGGTTCGGAGCTCTGGCGTCTTCCTGGAGTAGCCACCCCAAACCCGGAAGAAGCTCTCATCCTTTCCTCCCGCTTGCCTCCTTCCAGCCAAGTTTGGGGCCAATGCCATCCTGGGCGTGTCCTTGGCCGTGTGTAAGGCGGGAGCAGCTGAGAAGGGGGTCCCCCTGTACCGCCACATCGCAGATCTCGCTGGGAACCCTGACCTCATACTCCCAGTGCCAGTAAGTGCAGCTACCCGCCCCCACTAGATCTCGCCTTGACAGAGCCACCCCCACCCAGCCAGGGATGCCCCCATGGAAAATCCACCTTTCAGACCAGCTCCTAAGAAGCAGTTTCCTGAAACTGAATCTCTCCTGCTGTGGTCCAGCCCCTCCCTCTTTCCCACAATCCAAACCTTCCCTGAAGCCTCTATGTGCTTCCTTCCCTGCCATATAACCCAGTTCCTTCCCATTCCAATCCCAGGCTCGATAACTCCAGCCTCATTCCAACCCTGCACCCTACACCCCACACCCCAAATCATATTCAGAGTTTCTTTGAGGCAAAGATCTTGGCATTACTTTGTATCTTCTTGAGTCCTTCTTATACCAGTGCCCTCTTAATGAATGGAAACTCTTTGAATTTAATCTCAATAATAATGTTACCATTTCTTGTTACTTACTAGGAAGATTGCATAAGAGCAGGGACTCTAGAGATAGAttgctgggtttgaatcctggctctgcctgttATGAGTTGTATGATTTTAGGCAAGTTCTTTAACTGCTCCGtctcggtttccccatctgtaaaatggggggtAATAATGATACCAATGAATAGAGGTgttttgagaatgaaatgagcttatatatgtaaagtacttagtgCCTGGCGTGTAGTAAATGCCATATAAAAGTGTTagctatggccgggcgcggtggctcacgcctgtaatcccagcactttgggaggccgaggtgggtggatcacaaggtcagtggttcgagaccagcctgaccaacatggtgaaacctgatctctactaaaaatacaaaaaattagctgggtgtggtggcgggcgcctgtaattccagctactcgggaggctgaggcaggagaattgcttgaacccgggaggcagaggttgcagtgagccgagatcgtgccactgcactccagcctgggcaaaagagcaagactccatctaaaaaaaaaaaaagccgggtgcagtggctcacgcctgtaatcccagcactttgggaggctgagacgggtggatcacgaggtcaggagatcgagaccatcctggctaacatggtgaaatcccgtctctactaaaaatacaaaaattagtcgggcgtggtggtgggcgcctgtagtcccaactacacgggaggctgaggtaggagaatggcgtgaacctgggaggcggagcttgcagtgagccgagatcgcgccactgcactccagcctgggcgacagagccagactctgtctcaaaaaaaaaaaaaagtgttagctaTTATATACTAGGCACATGCTAAGAACTTTACATTCAATTTCTCTAATTTTCAGCAAAAGATCCTACAAGGAAGTAGatgctatccccattttatagaaatgaggaaagtgaggctgggcgcagtggctcacgcctgtaatcccagcactttgggaggccgaggcgggcagatcatgaggtcaggagttcaacaccagcctgaccaacatggtgaaaccctgtctctactaaaaatacaaaaattagccaggcatggtggcgcccgcctatagtcccagctacttgggaggctaaggcaggagaatcacttgaacccgggaggcagaggttgcggtaagccgagattgcaccattgccctccagcctggtgacaaagcgagactctgtcttaagaaaaaaaaaaaaaaaaaaagaaatgaggaaagaggcTCTTGAGCAAAATTACTCATCCTAGACCACTGAGCTAGTAAGTAGGGAAGCCAGGTTTCCACCCCAACACCCCCCGCCCCCGTCCCTTCTTGAGCCCGCATGCCCCAGCCCAGGTCCAGACACCGTCTCCCCATCTCAGGCCTTCAATGTGATCAACGGGGGCTCCCACGCTGGAAACAAGCTGGCCATGCAGGAGTTCATGATTCTGCCTGTGGGAGCCAGCTCCTTCAAGGAAGCCATGCGCATTGGTGCTGAGGTCTACCACCACCTTAAGGGGGTCATCAAGGCCA harbors:
- the PFN1 gene encoding profilin-1, whose amino-acid sequence is MAGWNAYIDNLMADGTCQDAAIVGYKDSPSVWAAVPGKTFVNITPAEVGVLVGKDRSSFYVNGLTLGGQKCSVIRDSLLQDGEFSMDLRTKSTGGAPTFNVTVTKTDKTLVLLMGKEGVHGGLINKKCYEMASHLRRSQY